The following proteins are co-located in the Microbacterium sp. Clip185 genome:
- a CDS encoding glycosyltransferase family 4 protein, with protein sequence MAKQEKRLSVVWLCLEWPGEEHRGGVARYAYRLARELAPLVELTIVTEAGGDPLPGARMMYVPASSSRLSRYYGQALRLRRVVRSLGDVDVVHSFGDDWALGRGPWRRVRHFLGLSLSEARSSRGLRRLNHYVLAALEKYSQWRADYRIAIGPESYEAFRCEAIMPPVVAVPAVDVAKTAEPTVVFVGSHGGRKRGRLAEEAVEKVRAATGRQVQLIVFGPDEDAAHWSPLTVHRAGASDDEVHTAIAAAWALLSPSEYEGFGIPIFEASALGTAVIATPNPGSRYQADVLTERSGLVLVDSPDELAAALESRLDAGPELSATQQEAGRAGVSALLADASVARLLDEAYR encoded by the coding sequence ATGGCCAAGCAGGAGAAACGGCTTTCCGTCGTGTGGCTGTGCCTCGAGTGGCCGGGCGAGGAGCACCGCGGCGGTGTCGCTCGTTACGCCTATCGCCTGGCCCGTGAGCTGGCGCCACTCGTAGAACTGACGATCGTCACAGAGGCCGGCGGCGATCCGCTCCCGGGCGCACGCATGATGTACGTGCCGGCATCCTCGTCACGACTCAGCCGGTACTACGGTCAGGCGCTCCGACTTCGGCGGGTGGTGCGCAGCCTCGGCGACGTTGACGTCGTCCACTCGTTCGGCGACGACTGGGCGCTCGGGCGCGGGCCGTGGCGGCGGGTTCGCCACTTCTTGGGGCTGTCGCTTTCAGAGGCACGGTCGTCACGGGGACTTCGTCGCCTGAACCACTACGTCCTCGCGGCGCTCGAGAAGTACTCACAGTGGCGGGCGGACTATCGAATCGCCATCGGGCCGGAGAGCTACGAGGCGTTCCGGTGCGAAGCCATCATGCCGCCGGTCGTGGCGGTGCCGGCCGTCGATGTCGCCAAGACCGCGGAGCCCACGGTGGTGTTCGTCGGCTCCCACGGCGGCCGCAAACGCGGCCGCCTCGCGGAAGAGGCCGTCGAGAAGGTACGGGCTGCGACGGGGCGTCAGGTGCAGCTCATCGTCTTCGGGCCGGATGAGGACGCCGCCCACTGGTCGCCACTCACTGTGCATCGCGCGGGCGCCTCGGACGACGAGGTGCACACGGCGATCGCAGCTGCTTGGGCGCTGCTGTCGCCCTCGGAGTACGAGGGGTTCGGCATCCCGATCTTCGAGGCGAGCGCGCTGGGCACCGCCGTGATCGCGACACCGAATCCGGGCTCTCGCTACCAGGCGGACGTCCTCACGGAACGATCGGGCCTGGTCCTGGTCGATTCACCCGATGAACTCGCCGCCGCGCTGGAGTCCCGGTTGGATGCGGGGCCGGAGCTGTCTGCGACGCAGCAGGAGGCCGGTCGCGCCGGCGTGAGCGCGCTCCTGGCGGATGCGTCGGTCGCGCGGCTCCTCGACGAGGCCTACCGCTGA
- a CDS encoding glycosyltransferase, with protein sequence MANDRTPPSGISDVAIAHDYLTQRGGAEKVVLAIHRAFPDAPIYTTLYEPQDTYPEFADTRVFTSPLNRVAPLRRSHRLALPFLAWASNRMRVPARHTIVSTSGWAHGFRTAGSKIVYCYSPARWLYQQDAYLGTNKLTPKSAVLKILSPLLRRWDRRKAATATKYFAISTVVQERIKATYGIESEVLPAPHSVDLTVPQEAVELPGGFLDGFYFCVSRLLPYKNVDAVIGAFTQLDLPLVVVGSGPEEKNLAALAGPNCVMLKNLTDGQMQWLYAHCTAVVSASYEDFGLTPIEGAVHGKPSVVLRWGGFLDTIREGETGVYFDAPTPQAVARGVEASRQVAWDEAAIRAHSTLFTEEHFARRLRDEIVAIENREAAR encoded by the coding sequence GTGGCCAACGATCGAACGCCTCCGAGCGGTATCAGCGACGTCGCGATCGCGCACGACTACCTCACCCAGCGCGGCGGCGCGGAGAAGGTCGTTCTGGCTATCCATCGCGCCTTCCCGGATGCACCCATTTACACGACTCTGTACGAGCCGCAGGACACTTATCCCGAGTTCGCGGACACGCGGGTGTTCACCTCGCCGCTGAACCGCGTGGCCCCTCTTCGACGTTCGCACCGGCTCGCTCTGCCGTTCCTCGCCTGGGCCTCGAATCGGATGCGGGTGCCGGCGCGTCACACCATCGTCAGCACCAGCGGCTGGGCACACGGCTTCCGCACGGCGGGGTCCAAGATCGTCTACTGCTACTCGCCCGCGCGCTGGCTGTACCAGCAGGACGCGTATCTCGGCACGAACAAGCTCACTCCCAAGAGCGCGGTGCTGAAGATCCTCTCGCCTCTCCTCCGACGCTGGGACCGCCGCAAAGCGGCCACCGCGACGAAGTACTTCGCCATCTCCACGGTGGTGCAGGAGCGGATCAAGGCGACCTACGGGATCGAATCGGAGGTCCTCCCGGCGCCGCACTCCGTCGATCTCACCGTGCCGCAGGAGGCGGTCGAGTTGCCCGGCGGGTTCCTGGACGGCTTCTACTTCTGCGTGTCGCGCCTCCTGCCCTACAAGAACGTCGACGCGGTGATCGGCGCGTTCACACAGTTGGACCTCCCGCTGGTCGTGGTCGGGTCGGGCCCGGAGGAGAAGAATCTCGCCGCCCTGGCCGGGCCGAACTGCGTGATGCTGAAGAACCTCACCGACGGGCAGATGCAGTGGCTCTACGCGCACTGCACCGCGGTGGTGTCGGCCAGCTACGAGGACTTCGGGTTGACGCCCATCGAGGGCGCCGTCCATGGCAAGCCTTCCGTCGTGCTGCGGTGGGGAGGGTTCCTTGACACCATCCGCGAAGGTGAGACCGGGGTGTACTTCGACGCGCCCACGCCCCAGGCCGTGGCCCGAGGAGTCGAAGCGAGCCGACAGGTGGCGTGGGACGAGGCCGCGATCCGCGCGCACAGCACGCTGTTCACAGAAGAGCACTTCGCGCGACGGCTGCGTGACGAGATCGTCGCCATCGAGAACCGGGAAGCCGCACGATGA
- a CDS encoding glycosyltransferase, which translates to MTADRPLRVVHADHSTSRGGAEFALIRMLNAEHPWHATVLVPGRGSDAGVWQLVSPAESGQVQFVGTAHTAGASRGGGILRFARQVLGQAVRVRRSRAFARADVLHANTSRAGLYCTLAALGTRKPVVVHLRDLVDRANLGGLGYALTTRFVLPRASGVIANSRASLASARPFIRSSAVAEVIHSAIGILPTTEAPPISDEVTTVGMVARLDTWKGHELLIRAFALAFPGDSTTRLALAGSADFDREAYARSLEELASELDVRSRIDFLGHVDDVPALIASWDICVQASTRPEPLGQNVLQYLAAGRPTIATQEGGPGEWVRSGWNGWTFRMGDLESLTETLVAAKDPAARRRVAENAPQTPGLSSDAEVAAAHGAVFRAASDIPPRKSTQ; encoded by the coding sequence ATGACGGCTGACAGGCCGCTGCGTGTCGTCCACGCCGACCACTCGACCTCCCGAGGCGGTGCCGAGTTCGCCCTCATCCGGATGCTGAACGCGGAGCACCCCTGGCACGCGACGGTGCTCGTGCCCGGGCGCGGATCGGACGCGGGAGTGTGGCAGCTCGTGTCCCCCGCCGAGAGCGGCCAGGTGCAGTTCGTCGGAACGGCCCACACCGCCGGCGCGAGTCGGGGCGGCGGCATCCTGCGCTTTGCGCGCCAGGTCCTGGGGCAGGCGGTCAGGGTGCGACGCAGTCGAGCCTTCGCGCGCGCGGACGTTCTGCACGCGAACACCTCCCGCGCCGGCCTCTACTGCACGCTGGCGGCGTTGGGTACTCGAAAGCCGGTCGTCGTGCATCTGAGGGACCTCGTCGACAGGGCGAACCTCGGCGGGCTGGGGTACGCGTTGACGACCAGGTTCGTGCTGCCGCGCGCGAGCGGCGTCATCGCGAACTCGCGCGCGTCGCTCGCGTCCGCCCGGCCGTTCATCCGCTCGTCGGCCGTGGCGGAGGTGATCCACAGCGCGATCGGGATCCTGCCCACCACCGAGGCGCCTCCCATCTCCGACGAGGTCACCACCGTCGGCATGGTCGCGCGACTCGACACCTGGAAGGGCCACGAGCTTCTCATTCGGGCTTTCGCGCTCGCCTTCCCCGGCGACAGCACGACTCGGCTCGCGCTGGCCGGAAGCGCCGACTTCGACCGCGAAGCGTACGCCCGCTCGTTGGAAGAGCTGGCTTCCGAGCTCGACGTCCGATCCCGTATCGATTTCCTCGGTCATGTCGATGACGTGCCCGCGTTGATCGCGAGCTGGGACATCTGCGTCCAAGCCTCCACGCGGCCCGAGCCCCTCGGGCAAAACGTGCTGCAGTATCTCGCGGCCGGGCGTCCGACGATCGCCACTCAGGAAGGCGGACCCGGCGAATGGGTGCGTTCGGGGTGGAACGGGTGGACGTTCCGCATGGGTGATCTCGAATCGCTCACCGAGACGCTCGTCGCCGCGAAAGACCCCGCTGCTCGCAGGCGGGTCGCTGAGAACGCGCCGCAGACACCCGGCCTCTCCTCCGACGCGGAGGTCGCGGCCGCCCACGGGGCGGTCTTCCGAGCCGCATCCGACATCCCTCCTCGAAAGAGCACACAATGA
- a CDS encoding glycosyltransferase family 4 protein, whose protein sequence is MTHDFPLLMTGSEWFASRPGGLNRYFLELFRAFDALDDVDVTGLAFGDTPSLTGAKSWRSGGNIVARVAASRRAESAREAPRVVDRHFALYGPPPRRYPKALQIVHFQGPWADESRVAGGGGVSTRAKRLVERRRYHEADHLIVLSAPFAQILVDDYGIARERITILPPGVDTERFASAQTGPTAEPAGEARPIVLCVRRLEHRMGIDVLIRAWDDISAAIPGAQLRIVGTGTAEAELRELAGRARNPESIVFTGRLSDEALIDEYRASTITVVPTTSLEGFGLIALESLAAGKAAVVTDCGGLPDAVRGLDASLIVPPGDASALGARIIQALDGKRPTAQECVDHAAAFSWNATARRHLDLYLSLGA, encoded by the coding sequence ATGACTCACGATTTCCCCCTGCTCATGACCGGGTCGGAGTGGTTCGCCTCGCGTCCCGGCGGACTCAACCGGTACTTCCTCGAGCTGTTCCGCGCCTTCGATGCGCTCGACGACGTCGACGTCACCGGTCTCGCGTTCGGCGATACTCCCTCGCTGACCGGTGCGAAGAGCTGGCGCAGCGGCGGCAACATCGTCGCGCGGGTCGCGGCGTCGCGCCGCGCGGAGAGCGCGCGAGAGGCGCCCCGCGTCGTCGACCGGCATTTCGCACTGTACGGGCCACCCCCGCGGCGCTACCCGAAGGCACTGCAGATCGTGCACTTCCAGGGCCCCTGGGCTGATGAGAGCCGGGTGGCCGGCGGCGGCGGTGTCAGCACGAGGGCCAAGCGGCTCGTTGAACGGCGCCGGTATCACGAGGCCGACCATCTGATCGTTTTGTCCGCCCCGTTCGCCCAGATCCTGGTCGACGACTACGGCATCGCCCGCGAGCGCATCACGATCCTGCCTCCCGGCGTCGACACCGAGCGGTTCGCCTCCGCGCAGACCGGGCCGACGGCCGAGCCGGCGGGCGAAGCGAGGCCGATCGTTCTGTGCGTCAGGCGGCTGGAGCACCGCATGGGGATCGACGTCCTCATCCGAGCGTGGGACGACATCTCGGCGGCGATTCCCGGTGCACAGTTGCGCATCGTCGGAACGGGCACGGCCGAGGCGGAGCTTCGCGAGCTCGCGGGGCGCGCCCGGAACCCGGAGTCGATCGTCTTCACGGGGCGACTCAGCGACGAGGCGCTGATCGATGAGTACCGGGCGTCGACGATCACCGTCGTTCCCACCACAAGCCTGGAGGGCTTCGGCCTCATCGCGCTCGAATCGCTGGCTGCCGGCAAGGCGGCGGTCGTGACCGACTGCGGCGGGCTTCCCGACGCCGTACGCGGACTCGACGCCTCGCTCATCGTGCCACCCGGGGATGCGAGCGCGTTGGGGGCGAGGATCATCCAGGCTCTGGACGGCAAGCGCCCGACAGCTCAGGAGTGCGTCGACCATGCGGCGGCCTTCTCCTGGAACGCGACGGCTCGCAGACATCTCGATCTCTACCTCTCGCTCGGAGCATGA
- a CDS encoding sugar transferase: MPTNWRRGYQRRLWISDLLAVVWVVYGTQIAWFGLGNAQVVLAHDSRWTDLSYWVFSAILVIAWMGALSWSDSRSPRVFGTGSSEYVRVADSSLRLFGAVAIVAFLFQIDLARGFLLISLPFGILVLLIVRWLWRQWLIAQRSVGEYAARVLLVGSVDSVANIARELARTPSAGYKVVGACTPTGKVGGVVPGTDIPMMGSVNAVDRAMERAGADTVAVTSTDELPPTKVKEISWGLQAGRQHLVLAPSIVDIAGPRLHTRPVAGLPLIHVETPRFSKGQLFLKRTVDILASTIGVILLSPVLAFLAMSIRLSSEGPVLFRQTRIGRGGREFTMLKFRSMVTNAEELLENLQRQRREEGIDSGNEVLFKMKNDPRVTPIGRIMRKFSLDELPQLFNVIGGSMSLVGPRPPLPNEVEQYTTHVHRRFLVKPGITGLWQVSGRSSLSWEETVRLDLSYVENWSLLGDLLIMGKTAKAALAPGETAH; the protein is encoded by the coding sequence ATGCCGACGAACTGGCGCCGTGGCTATCAGCGCCGCCTGTGGATCAGCGACCTGCTCGCCGTCGTCTGGGTGGTCTACGGCACCCAGATCGCGTGGTTCGGACTCGGCAATGCCCAGGTCGTCCTGGCACACGACTCCCGCTGGACGGACCTCTCTTACTGGGTGTTCTCCGCCATCCTCGTCATCGCGTGGATGGGGGCGCTCTCGTGGAGCGACTCTCGCAGCCCGCGCGTGTTCGGCACGGGCTCGTCGGAGTACGTGCGCGTGGCGGATTCGAGTCTGCGCTTGTTCGGCGCCGTCGCGATCGTGGCGTTCCTCTTTCAGATCGACCTGGCGCGCGGATTCCTGCTCATCAGCCTGCCGTTCGGCATCCTCGTGCTCCTCATCGTTCGCTGGCTGTGGCGACAGTGGCTCATCGCGCAGCGGTCGGTCGGCGAGTACGCGGCCCGGGTGCTACTGGTCGGCTCGGTCGACTCCGTCGCGAACATCGCTCGCGAGCTCGCCCGCACACCCAGCGCCGGCTACAAGGTGGTGGGCGCGTGTACACCTACTGGCAAGGTCGGCGGAGTCGTGCCGGGAACCGACATCCCGATGATGGGTAGCGTGAATGCGGTCGACCGCGCCATGGAGCGAGCCGGCGCCGACACGGTCGCGGTCACGAGCACCGACGAACTCCCGCCCACGAAAGTCAAAGAGATCTCCTGGGGGCTGCAAGCCGGCCGCCAGCACCTGGTGCTCGCGCCGAGCATCGTCGATATCGCAGGCCCGCGCCTGCACACCCGCCCCGTCGCCGGACTCCCCCTGATCCACGTCGAGACGCCGCGCTTCAGCAAGGGGCAACTCTTCCTGAAGCGCACGGTCGACATCCTCGCCAGCACGATCGGCGTGATCCTGCTCAGCCCTGTTCTCGCCTTCCTCGCCATGAGCATCCGGCTGTCGTCGGAGGGCCCCGTGCTCTTCCGCCAGACGCGCATCGGACGCGGGGGTCGCGAGTTCACGATGCTCAAGTTCCGTTCGATGGTCACCAACGCCGAGGAGCTGCTCGAGAACCTGCAGCGCCAGCGACGCGAAGAGGGCATCGATTCGGGCAATGAAGTGCTGTTCAAGATGAAGAACGACCCGCGCGTCACGCCGATCGGACGCATCATGCGCAAGTTCAGCCTCGACGAGCTGCCGCAGCTGTTCAACGTGATCGGCGGCTCGATGTCACTCGTCGGCCCGCGCCCGCCGCTGCCGAACGAGGTCGAGCAGTACACCACCCACGTGCACCGCCGCTTCCTCGTGAAGCCCGGCATCACCGGCCTCTGGCAGGTGAGCGGCCGCTCCAGCCTCTCGTGGGAAGAGACCGTGCGTCTCGACCTCTCCTACGTCGAGAACTGGTCACTGCTCGGCGACCTTCTGATCATGGGCAAGACTGCGAAAGCTGCGCTCGCGCCGGGCGAGACGGCGCACTGA
- a CDS encoding GDP-mannose 4,6-dehydratase, with translation MADAKRALITGITGQDGGHLAALLHEKGYEVFGLIRGQNNPRREQVVAEFPFVTLIEGDLIDPTSLVRAVEVSDPHELYNLAAISHVGYSFKNPTLTADVTAKGVLNVLEAVRITGRAQHTRVYQASTSEMFGGLDYNRPGAGYNENSLFHPRSPYGVAKLYGHWIAKNYRESYDMFVACGILFNHEGERRGVEFVTRKITHAVARIKLGLQPNIELGDLWPKRDWGYAGDFVEGMWRMLQHTEPDDFVLATGETHSIEEFLTLAFAEIGIDDWKPYVVQNPAFMRPAEVDILLGDPTKAEQVLGWKRKVDFPGLVKLMVEHDLADQARKAAIA, from the coding sequence ATGGCCGACGCGAAGCGCGCGCTGATCACTGGCATCACGGGGCAGGATGGCGGCCATCTGGCTGCTCTGCTGCACGAGAAGGGATATGAGGTGTTCGGGCTGATCCGGGGCCAGAACAATCCTCGGCGTGAGCAGGTGGTGGCGGAGTTCCCGTTCGTGACGTTGATAGAGGGGGACCTGATCGACCCGACCTCGTTGGTGCGTGCGGTGGAGGTGTCGGATCCGCACGAGCTGTACAACCTCGCCGCGATCAGTCACGTGGGGTATTCGTTCAAGAACCCGACGTTGACGGCGGATGTGACCGCGAAGGGCGTGTTGAACGTGCTGGAGGCGGTGCGGATCACGGGCCGCGCGCAGCACACGCGGGTGTATCAGGCGTCGACGTCGGAGATGTTCGGCGGGTTGGACTACAACCGTCCCGGCGCCGGCTACAACGAGAACTCCCTGTTCCACCCCCGCAGCCCCTACGGGGTCGCGAAGCTGTACGGGCATTGGATCGCGAAGAACTACCGCGAGAGCTACGACATGTTCGTCGCGTGCGGGATCCTGTTCAACCACGAGGGTGAACGTCGCGGGGTGGAGTTCGTGACCCGCAAGATCACCCACGCCGTCGCGCGCATCAAGCTGGGTCTGCAGCCGAACATCGAGCTCGGGGACCTGTGGCCCAAGCGCGACTGGGGCTACGCGGGCGATTTCGTGGAGGGCATGTGGCGGATGCTGCAGCACACCGAGCCCGACGACTTCGTCCTCGCCACCGGTGAGACCCACTCGATCGAGGAGTTCCTCACCCTCGCGTTCGCTGAGATCGGCATCGACGACTGGAAGCCGTACGTCGTGCAGAACCCCGCGTTCATGCGCCCCGCAGAAGTCGACATCCTGCTCGGCGACCCGACCAAGGCCGAACAGGTCCTCGGGTGGAAGCGGAAAGTCGACTTCCCCGGCCTCGTGAAGCTGATGGTCGAACACGACCTCGCCGACCAGGCCCGCAAGGCCGCCATCGCGTGA
- a CDS encoding UDP-glucose dehydrogenase family protein produces MKLSVIGCGYLGAVHAAAMASIGHDVVGIDVDQRKIDALSTGEAPFFEPGLTGILREGIASGRLHFTTDMSAAEGAKVHFVGVGTPQQKDGYAADLTYVNAAVDALLPYLTEGDIVAGKSTVPVGTAAGLAPRVSATGATLVWNPEFLREGFAVQDTVDPDRLVAGVPAGDEGERAASVLREVYHPSVAKGTPFIVTDYATAELVKVSANAFLATKISFINAMAEIAEVTGADVTQLADAIGHDARIGRRFLGAGIGFGGGCLPKDIRAFSARAEELGRGESVAFLRQVDEINLRRRERAVQLVVEGLGGSVFKKNVTVLGAAFKPHSDDIRDSPALDVAVRLHGLGAWVTVTDPAAIENARRVHPQLNYVEDRDEALRGADAVIMVTEWDEYRRELDPEHASTLAAGRVVVDGRNGLDAAAWRAAGWTYLGMGRP; encoded by the coding sequence ATGAAGCTATCGGTCATCGGTTGCGGCTACCTCGGCGCCGTGCACGCGGCGGCGATGGCGTCGATCGGCCACGACGTGGTCGGCATCGATGTCGACCAGCGCAAGATCGACGCGTTGTCGACGGGCGAGGCGCCGTTCTTCGAGCCCGGCCTGACGGGGATCCTGCGCGAGGGCATCGCCTCCGGCCGGTTGCACTTCACCACCGATATGTCCGCTGCGGAGGGCGCGAAGGTCCACTTCGTCGGTGTCGGAACCCCGCAGCAGAAGGACGGCTACGCGGCCGACCTGACCTACGTCAACGCCGCGGTCGACGCACTTCTGCCCTATCTCACCGAGGGTGACATCGTCGCCGGCAAGTCCACCGTGCCGGTGGGCACGGCGGCAGGTCTCGCTCCGCGCGTCAGCGCCACGGGCGCCACCCTCGTGTGGAACCCCGAGTTCCTACGCGAAGGCTTTGCCGTGCAAGACACGGTGGATCCGGATCGCCTCGTCGCGGGCGTGCCGGCTGGCGATGAGGGCGAGCGCGCCGCATCCGTGCTCCGCGAGGTCTACCACCCGTCCGTCGCCAAGGGCACACCCTTCATCGTCACCGACTACGCGACGGCCGAGCTGGTCAAGGTCTCGGCGAACGCCTTCCTTGCGACCAAGATCAGCTTCATCAACGCCATGGCCGAGATCGCCGAGGTCACGGGCGCCGACGTGACGCAGCTGGCAGATGCCATCGGACACGACGCGCGCATCGGTCGTCGCTTCCTCGGTGCCGGTATCGGCTTCGGCGGCGGCTGCCTCCCGAAGGACATCCGCGCATTCAGCGCGCGCGCTGAGGAGCTCGGCCGCGGCGAGTCCGTCGCGTTCCTCCGCCAGGTCGACGAGATCAACCTCCGCCGTCGTGAGCGGGCCGTGCAGCTCGTGGTCGAGGGGCTCGGCGGGTCGGTCTTCAAGAAGAACGTCACCGTGCTCGGTGCGGCCTTCAAGCCGCACTCCGACGACATCCGCGACTCGCCTGCCCTCGACGTCGCGGTGCGCCTGCACGGCCTCGGCGCCTGGGTGACGGTGACCGACCCGGCAGCGATCGAGAACGCCCGTCGCGTACACCCGCAGCTCAATTACGTCGAGGACCGCGACGAGGCGCTGCGCGGTGCCGATGCGGTCATCATGGTGACCGAGTGGGACGAGTACCGCCGCGAGCTCGACCCCGAGCACGCATCGACTCTGGCCGCGGGACGAGTCGTGGTGGACGGCCGCAATGGGCTCGATGCGGCAGCTTGGCGCGCCGCCGGGTGGACCTACCTCGGCATGGGGCGTCCGTAG
- a CDS encoding acyltransferase — MPIVNPRPLGYQPPARAHRLPVASPSSLQTILAGVRRRLADGPIGRFVRYAYERNYYIVGSNGPRCSFHPTATLGNVMINATGGTVTIEENAMLGSGVTLIAGSHDISKVGAARKSAIPHEGYDIVVRAGAFVATNATVIGPCVIGNDAVVAAGAVVTSDVPPGVLVAGVPARVIRTLHLSSPE, encoded by the coding sequence ATGCCGATCGTGAATCCGCGTCCGCTGGGGTACCAGCCGCCCGCTCGAGCGCACCGGTTACCCGTTGCGTCACCATCTTCTCTGCAGACGATCCTCGCTGGCGTCCGTCGACGCCTCGCCGATGGCCCGATCGGGCGATTCGTGCGGTACGCCTATGAGCGCAACTACTACATCGTGGGATCCAACGGCCCTAGGTGTTCGTTCCACCCGACGGCCACCCTGGGGAACGTGATGATTAACGCCACGGGCGGCACGGTCACGATCGAAGAGAACGCCATGCTCGGTTCCGGCGTAACGCTCATTGCCGGATCTCATGACATCTCGAAGGTGGGGGCGGCCCGCAAGTCCGCAATCCCTCACGAGGGCTACGACATCGTCGTCCGCGCAGGTGCCTTCGTGGCGACTAACGCCACCGTGATCGGCCCTTGCGTGATCGGGAATGACGCCGTCGTAGCCGCAGGTGCGGTGGTTACGTCCGACGTACCTCCCGGGGTCTTAGTGGCTGGAGTGCCTGCCCGGGTGATCAGGACCCTCCACCTCAGCTCACCGGAGTGA
- a CDS encoding HAD-IIB family hydrolase, which produces MTQPPKLVAFDLDDTLAPSKSAVDPRIANLLLELASRVEVAIISGGQLAQFRAQVVEQLPETTDDILDRMHLLPTCGTQYYRLTPAGITTVYAHSLTDDEKTRALTAVEEEAKRLGLWAEQTWGPILEDRGSQITFSALGQSAPLDAKTAWDPTGEKKNTLREAVAARIPDLEVRSGGSTSVDITHRGIDKAYGMQRLAEHTGISLDDMLFIGDRLDPDGNDYPVLALGVTCHAVHGWQDTADYLDTLIPTLPTR; this is translated from the coding sequence ATGACTCAGCCGCCGAAGCTCGTTGCGTTCGATCTGGACGACACCCTCGCGCCGTCCAAGAGCGCGGTCGACCCGCGGATCGCGAACCTGCTGCTCGAGCTCGCCTCCCGCGTCGAGGTCGCGATCATCTCCGGCGGCCAGCTCGCCCAGTTCCGCGCGCAGGTCGTCGAGCAGCTGCCCGAAACAACCGACGACATCCTCGACCGCATGCACCTGCTGCCCACCTGCGGCACCCAGTACTACCGCCTCACCCCCGCTGGCATCACCACCGTCTACGCGCACAGCCTCACCGACGACGAGAAGACCCGTGCCCTGACCGCGGTCGAAGAGGAAGCCAAGCGCCTGGGACTGTGGGCAGAGCAGACCTGGGGCCCGATCCTCGAAGACCGCGGCTCGCAGATCACCTTCTCCGCCCTCGGCCAATCCGCACCCCTCGACGCGAAGACCGCGTGGGACCCCACCGGCGAGAAGAAGAACACCCTCCGCGAAGCCGTCGCCGCCCGCATCCCCGACCTCGAAGTCCGCTCCGGCGGATCCACCAGCGTCGACATCACCCACCGCGGCATCGACAAGGCCTACGGCATGCAACGCCTCGCCGAACACACCGGCATCAGCCTCGACGACATGCTCTTCATCGGCGACCGACTCGACCCCGACGGCAACGACTACCCCGTCCTCGCCCTCGGCGTCACCTGCCACGCCGTCCACGGATGGCAAGACACCGCCGACTACCTCGACACCCTCATCCCCACCCTCCCCACCCGCTGA
- a CDS encoding NAD-dependent epimerase/dehydratase family protein, translating to MSTLVITGANGFVGSHLAAIAHADGHTVWAVGRETAPGPRLAPHADEYVSADLQTDWPVPEGADAIVHLAGLAAVGPSFADPQRYLTVNSTITTRMCETLLTHSHRPRVVVVSSGSVYATPAPDETVSETDPTTPNSPYAVAKLLVETQARYYGTRGLDTLIARPFNHIGPGQGPGFLIPDLTASLQALPSGAALPVGNLDAARDYTDVRDVARAYLTLALAPTHQHDLYNVATGTSHTGHEILHAIATALERPAPRLVVDESRLRPNDPPRITGDANRLRTEFGWTPTIDYTTSIADYIAQSRA from the coding sequence GTGAGCACCCTCGTCATCACCGGCGCGAACGGTTTCGTCGGAAGCCACCTCGCCGCCATCGCCCACGCCGACGGGCACACCGTGTGGGCCGTGGGGCGGGAGACCGCCCCCGGCCCGCGCCTCGCGCCGCACGCCGACGAGTACGTCAGCGCCGACCTGCAGACCGACTGGCCCGTCCCCGAGGGCGCCGACGCGATCGTGCACCTCGCGGGCCTGGCCGCGGTCGGCCCCTCCTTCGCCGACCCGCAGCGCTACCTCACCGTCAACAGCACGATCACCACCCGCATGTGCGAGACCCTGCTGACCCACTCGCACCGTCCCCGCGTCGTGGTCGTCTCCTCCGGCTCGGTCTACGCCACCCCCGCACCCGACGAGACCGTCTCCGAGACCGACCCCACGACCCCCAACTCCCCCTACGCCGTCGCGAAGCTCCTCGTCGAAACCCAAGCCCGCTACTACGGCACCCGCGGCCTCGACACCCTCATCGCCCGCCCCTTCAACCACATCGGCCCCGGCCAAGGCCCCGGATTCCTCATCCCCGACCTCACCGCCTCGCTGCAGGCCCTCCCGTCGGGCGCCGCACTGCCCGTCGGCAACCTCGACGCGGCTCGTGACTACACCGACGTCCGCGACGTCGCCCGCGCCTACTTGACCCTTGCCCTCGCGCCCACCCACCAGCACGACCTCTACAACGTCGCCACCGGCACCTCCCACACCGGCCACGAGATCCTCCACGCCATCGCGACCGCACTCGAACGCCCCGCCCCGCGACTCGTCGTCGACGAAAGCCGCCTGCGCCCCAACGATCCCCCGCGCATCACCGGCGACGCCAACCGCCTCCGCACCGAGTTCGGCTGGACCCCCACCATCGACTACACCACCTCCATCGCCGACTACATCGCGCAATCGCGCGCCTGA